The following proteins come from a genomic window of Polaribacter dokdonensis:
- a CDS encoding DUF3817 domain-containing protein: MKTAFRIISFLEGVSYLLLLFIATPIKYLQGDASYVKLLGMPHGILFMLYVVLAIVIQKEMTWNNKTLGIVLVCSIIPFGTFYVDKKYLR, translated from the coding sequence ATGAAAACAGCATTTAGAATTATTAGCTTTTTAGAAGGAGTTTCTTATTTACTATTACTTTTTATTGCAACACCTATAAAGTATTTACAAGGTGATGCTTCTTATGTGAAACTACTAGGCATGCCTCATGGAATATTATTTATGCTTTATGTGGTTCTTGCAATTGTTATTCAGAAAGAAATGACATGGAACAACAAAACCTTAGGCATTGTTTTAGTATGTTCTATAATACCTTTTGGTACTTTTTATGTTGATAAGAAATATTTACGATAA
- a CDS encoding DUF5686 and carboxypeptidase regulatory-like domain-containing protein — protein MKKFTFLLFLCITSIQFAQVKGVVTDTKGEPLSFVSIYLDKTVNGTTSNDNGAYVLDIASKGKYTIVFQFLGYKTLKKKVAITQLPFTLDAVLEEESVQLSEISISTDENPANVIIRNTIAAKSKNTDKYANYTAKFYSRGLTRIKDAPEKFFGQSTGDFGGGLDSTRSGIIYLSETFSNISFQKKPKKFKEKIVASKVSGEDNGVSFNRAEDSNINLYENSIEVFNDLVSPISNNAFSYYKYKLEGTFYDSNGRLINKIKLIPRRNNDRVFEGSIYIVENDWAIYGCDLVTSGVQVNLPFVNSLGLKQGYAYSENIDAWVLISQSIDFDISIFGFKPKGKFSYVYSDYDFNPNFTEDTFTNEVLSFEENATKKDSVFWNELRPVSLTQEEVRDYKIKDSIKVIRKSKKYLDSIDAKGNKFNWSDPLLGYSYRNSYKNRTFSFNGPLLRTGFNTVQGMYTSAGVSYFEQINEQGKWWNASANLNYGFSDKKLRPTFSFTKKWNNLSRPRMTISGGIVTPQFNGRNPIFRLNNTIASLFYRQNYMKIYEKTFARISYSEEVKNGLYFSGSLEYAKRTPLFNTTDYSFAKSETNGYTSNNPLDPTDFVNAAFTEHKIATLNLGTTIVFGQKYLSYPDRKVNQGNNKYPTISVNYIKRFGAENKALNSDLFIASVRQNINAGNFGKFAYNLRAASFVKQKDIAFMDNLQANGNQLLFPIDRELNSFNLLDYYQYYTNDKYAEMHVEHNFKGSVLGKIPLLNKLNFHLVAGGKALFMADKKPYTEYSVGLDNLGFGKYRFLRVAYVNAQYGDVKESGLVFRISLF, from the coding sequence ATGAAGAAATTTACTTTTTTACTTTTTTTGTGTATCACATCAATACAATTTGCACAAGTAAAAGGTGTTGTTACAGACACTAAAGGAGAGCCACTTTCTTTTGTAAGTATTTATTTGGACAAAACTGTAAATGGAACTACTTCTAATGATAATGGAGCCTACGTTTTAGATATAGCATCAAAGGGAAAATACACGATTGTTTTTCAGTTCTTAGGGTACAAAACATTAAAAAAGAAAGTTGCAATAACACAATTGCCATTTACGTTAGATGCTGTTTTAGAAGAAGAAAGCGTGCAATTAAGTGAGATTTCTATCTCTACAGATGAAAACCCTGCTAACGTAATTATAAGAAATACAATTGCTGCTAAAAGTAAAAATACAGACAAATATGCCAATTATACAGCCAAATTTTATTCTAGAGGTTTAACCAGAATTAAAGACGCTCCAGAAAAGTTTTTCGGACAAAGCACAGGTGATTTTGGAGGTGGTTTAGACTCAACCAGAAGTGGAATTATTTATTTATCTGAAACTTTTTCTAACATATCGTTTCAGAAAAAGCCTAAAAAGTTTAAAGAAAAGATTGTAGCTAGTAAGGTTTCTGGAGAAGATAATGGAGTAAGTTTTAATAGGGCAGAAGATTCAAACATCAATTTATATGAAAACAGCATAGAGGTTTTTAACGATTTAGTTTCGCCTATTTCTAACAATGCATTTAGTTATTACAAGTATAAATTAGAAGGTACCTTTTATGATTCTAATGGAAGACTCATCAACAAAATTAAATTGATACCAAGAAGAAATAATGATCGAGTTTTTGAAGGTTCTATTTATATTGTAGAGAATGATTGGGCAATTTATGGGTGTGATTTAGTAACTTCTGGAGTGCAAGTAAATTTACCTTTTGTAAATTCATTAGGTTTAAAACAAGGGTATGCTTATTCAGAAAATATTGATGCTTGGGTTTTAATTAGTCAATCTATAGATTTTGATATATCAATTTTTGGTTTTAAACCCAAAGGAAAATTCTCTTATGTTTATTCAGATTATGATTTCAATCCTAATTTTACAGAGGATACATTCACAAATGAGGTACTTTCTTTCGAAGAAAATGCAACTAAAAAAGACAGTGTTTTTTGGAATGAATTAAGGCCAGTTTCTTTAACTCAAGAAGAGGTAAGAGACTATAAAATAAAAGATAGTATTAAGGTAATTCGAAAATCTAAAAAGTATTTAGATTCTATAGATGCTAAAGGAAATAAATTCAATTGGTCAGATCCTTTATTGGGTTACTCTTACAGAAACTCTTATAAAAACAGAACGTTTTCTTTTAATGGGCCTTTGTTAAGAACAGGTTTTAACACTGTGCAAGGTATGTATACTTCTGCAGGTGTAAGTTATTTTGAGCAAATTAATGAACAGGGTAAATGGTGGAATGCTTCAGCCAATTTAAATTATGGTTTTTCTGATAAAAAATTAAGACCAACTTTTTCATTCACTAAAAAATGGAATAATTTGTCTAGACCAAGAATGACAATTTCTGGAGGAATTGTAACTCCGCAATTTAATGGTAGAAATCCAATTTTTAGATTAAACAATACCATAGCATCTTTGTTTTATAGACAGAATTACATGAAAATTTACGAGAAAACGTTTGCTAGAATCTCGTATTCTGAAGAGGTGAAAAACGGGTTATATTTTTCAGGATCTTTAGAGTATGCAAAACGAACACCTTTATTTAATACAACAGATTATTCTTTTGCCAAATCAGAAACCAATGGTTATACTTCTAACAATCCTTTAGATCCAACTGATTTTGTAAATGCTGCTTTTACAGAGCATAAAATAGCTACTTTAAATCTAGGAACAACCATTGTATTTGGACAAAAATACTTGAGTTATCCAGACCGTAAAGTAAATCAGGGTAATAATAAATACCCAACAATTTCTGTGAATTATATTAAAAGATTTGGAGCAGAAAATAAGGCCTTAAATTCAGATTTATTTATTGCAAGTGTTAGGCAAAATATTAACGCTGGTAACTTTGGTAAGTTTGCATATAACTTAAGAGCAGCATCATTTGTAAAGCAAAAAGATATTGCTTTTATGGATAATTTACAGGCTAATGGAAATCAGCTTTTGTTTCCTATAGACAGAGAATTAAATAGTTTTAATTTACTAGATTATTATCAATATTATACCAATGATAAATATGCAGAAATGCATGTAGAACATAATTTTAAAGGTTCTGTTTTGGGTAAAATACCATTATTAAACAAACTTAATTTTCATTTAGTTGCTGGAGGTAAAGCTTTATTTATGGCAGATAAAAAACCATATACAGAATATTCTGTAGGTTTAGATAATTTAGGTTTTGGTAAATACCGATTTTTAAGAGTAGCATACGTAAATGCGCAATATGGAGATGTAAAAGAAAGTGGTTTGGTCTTTAGAATTAGTTTGTTTTAA
- a CDS encoding cold-shock protein: MKNGTVKFFNESKGFGFVIEDGSKTEYFVHVSGLIDEIREGDAVEFDLKEGRKGLNAVDVRVI, encoded by the coding sequence GTGAAAAACGGAACAGTAAAATTCTTCAACGAATCTAAAGGATTTGGATTTGTAATTGAAGACGGTTCAAAAACAGAGTATTTTGTACACGTATCAGGATTAATTGACGAGATTAGAGAAGGTGATGCAGTAGAATTTGACCTGAAAGAAGGTAGAAAAGGTTTAAACGCAGTAGACGTTAGAGTTATCTAA
- a CDS encoding ribonucleotide-diphosphate reductase subunit beta: protein MSKQEPILQPNDNRFVIFPIQHNDLWEWYKKQQACFWTAEEIDLHSDLVDWTTKLTDDERYFIKHILAFFAASDGIVNENLAENFVNEVQYSEAKFFYGFQIMMENIHSETYSLLIDTYVKDEVEKDRLFRAIEVFPAIKKKADWALKWIESDSFAERLIAFAAVEGIFFSGAFCSIFWLKKRGLLPGLTFSNELISRDEGMHCDFAVHLHNNHIVNRVPKERIKEIIVDALEIEREFVTESLPVSLIGMNAKLMTQYLEFVTDRLLLEFGCDKVYDVTNPFDFMEMISLEGKTNFFEKRVSEYQKAGVKSGGTGSISFDSDF, encoded by the coding sequence ATGTCTAAACAAGAACCAATTTTACAACCAAATGATAATCGCTTTGTAATTTTCCCAATTCAACATAATGATTTATGGGAATGGTATAAAAAACAACAAGCTTGCTTTTGGACTGCTGAAGAAATTGATTTACATTCAGATTTAGTAGACTGGACAACAAAGTTAACAGATGATGAGCGTTATTTCATTAAACATATATTAGCTTTTTTTGCAGCGTCAGATGGTATTGTAAATGAAAACTTAGCAGAGAACTTTGTAAATGAAGTGCAATATTCAGAGGCTAAATTTTTCTATGGTTTTCAAATAATGATGGAAAACATTCATTCAGAAACATATTCATTATTAATTGATACTTACGTTAAAGATGAAGTAGAAAAAGATAGATTGTTTAGAGCGATTGAGGTTTTTCCTGCTATTAAGAAAAAAGCAGACTGGGCATTAAAATGGATTGAATCTGATTCTTTTGCAGAGCGTTTAATTGCGTTTGCTGCAGTAGAAGGTATTTTCTTTTCAGGAGCTTTCTGTTCTATTTTCTGGTTAAAGAAAAGAGGTTTATTACCTGGATTAACATTCTCTAACGAATTAATTTCTAGAGATGAAGGTATGCATTGTGATTTTGCTGTACACTTACACAACAATCATATTGTAAACAGAGTACCTAAAGAAAGAATTAAAGAAATTATTGTTGATGCTTTAGAAATAGAAAGAGAGTTTGTAACAGAGTCATTACCAGTGAGTTTAATTGGTATGAATGCAAAATTAATGACACAATACTTAGAGTTTGTAACAGATAGATTGTTACTAGAGTTTGGTTGTGATAAAGTATATGATGTTACAAATCCATTCGATTTTATGGAAATGATTTCTTTAGAGGGAAAAACAAACTTCTTCGAAAAAAGAGTTTCAGAATACCAAAAAGCAGGAGTAAAATCTGGAGGAACAGGTAGTATTAGTTTCGATTCAGATTTCTAG
- a CDS encoding COX15/CtaA family protein, with amino-acid sequence MKKRFPQIVQIAIISLYLIFLAGSIVRMTGSGMGCPDWPKCFGYYIPPTSEEQIIWKPNTEFKEGFIIIKDEVLFVAEKDLTTSSEFDANNWSEYTKHDYNIFNVFHTWTEYINRLVSVLAGFVFLFLIYGSTKFWKENKTITLLSFGAFFLMLFEAWLGKTVIESNLTPTIITIHMVVGLIIIALLLNLKYIISDQKTYPYNALFNKLLIISVIFSLVQIAMGTQVRQFIDEQVKLFGFENKNHSLMNPSFKFYFHRSFTIAIVLVNFGLFYINQVKKLGYKLINWIVFLIFLEAITGILMYYAEIPIGTQAIHLMAGALLFGMQFYLWLQSRKTVSN; translated from the coding sequence ATGAAAAAAAGGTTTCCACAAATTGTACAAATTGCTATTATTTCTCTTTACCTTATTTTTCTAGCAGGTTCTATTGTTAGGATGACAGGTTCTGGAATGGGTTGTCCTGATTGGCCAAAATGTTTTGGTTATTACATACCACCAACTTCTGAAGAACAAATTATCTGGAAACCAAACACTGAATTTAAAGAAGGATTTATTATTATTAAAGATGAAGTGTTATTTGTAGCTGAAAAAGATTTAACTACTTCTAGTGAATTTGACGCTAATAATTGGTCTGAATACACTAAACACGATTATAATATTTTTAATGTTTTCCATACTTGGACAGAGTACATCAACAGATTAGTGTCTGTTTTAGCAGGCTTTGTATTTCTGTTTCTTATTTATGGTTCAACTAAATTTTGGAAAGAAAATAAAACCATTACACTTCTGTCTTTTGGAGCTTTCTTTTTAATGCTGTTTGAGGCTTGGTTAGGAAAAACCGTAATTGAAAGTAATTTAACACCAACTATTATAACTATTCATATGGTTGTTGGTTTAATTATTATTGCACTTTTACTTAATTTAAAGTACATAATTTCTGATCAGAAAACCTACCCTTACAATGCCTTGTTTAATAAATTACTTATTATTTCTGTAATTTTTTCTTTGGTTCAAATTGCAATGGGTACTCAAGTAAGACAATTTATAGACGAACAAGTAAAACTATTTGGATTTGAAAATAAGAATCATAGCTTAATGAATCCTAGCTTTAAATTCTATTTTCACAGATCTTTTACTATTGCAATTGTTTTGGTAAACTTTGGCTTGTTCTATATTAATCAAGTAAAAAAATTAGGTTACAAGCTAATTAATTGGATTGTTTTCTTAATTTTCTTAGAAGCAATTACAGGAATATTAATGTACTATGCAGAAATTCCTATAGGAACACAAGCTATACATTTAATGGCTGGTGCACTGTTATTTGGAATGCAGTTCTATCTATGGCTTCAAAGTAGAAAAACAGTTAGCAATTAA
- a CDS encoding MoaD/ThiS family protein, which produces MKITVLFFGISSDLVGENQLEVTLEKAISVADFKDYLQEKYSSLDKIKTYAIALNESYATNDLVIKDNDVVAVIPPVSGG; this is translated from the coding sequence ATGAAAATAACAGTTTTGTTTTTCGGGATTTCTTCAGATTTGGTAGGAGAAAATCAACTGGAAGTAACTTTAGAAAAAGCGATATCAGTTGCAGATTTTAAAGATTATTTACAAGAAAAATACTCTTCTCTAGATAAGATTAAAACGTACGCAATTGCTCTAAATGAAAGCTATGCAACTAATGATCTTGTAATAAAGGATAATGATGTTGTAGCAGTAATTCCACCTGTAAGTGGAGGTTAA
- a CDS encoding ribonucleoside-diphosphate reductase subunit alpha: MYVVKRDGKKEPVMFDKITARVKKMCYGLNKIVDPVKVAMRVIEGLYDGVTTSELDNLAAETAATMTTAHPDYAKLAARIAVSNLHKNTKKSFSETMDDLYYYVNPRTEKKAPLLADDVYEIIKANAEKLDSTIIYNRDFNYDYFGFKTLERSYLLKLNGQIAERPQHMLMRVSIGIHKNDIDEAIATYELMSKKYFTHATPTLFNSGTPKPQMSSCFLLQMQDDSIEGIYDTLKQTAKISQSAGGIGLSLHNIRATGSYIAGTNGTSNGIVPMLRVFNDTARYVDQGGGKRKGSFAMYLEPWHADIFDFLDLKKNHGKEEMRARDLFYAMWISDLFMKRVQEDGEWTLMCPHECPHLYDTYGEEFERLYTSYEAAGKGRKTIKARELWEKILESQIETGTPYMLYKDAVNRKTNQKNLGTIRSSNLCTEIMEYTAKDEVAVCNLASIALPMFVSERENGEKYFNHKKLFDVTKKVTRNLDTVIDANFYPVKEAENSNFRHRPVGLGIQGLADTFINLRLPFTSDEAKKLNQDIFETMYFAAVTSSMEIAKAKEPYSTFKGSPMSEGEFQFNMWGVNDDELSGNWDWEKLRKNVMKHGVRNSLLVAPMPTASTSQILGNNEAFEPYTSNIYTRRVLSGEFIVVNKHLLEDLVELGLWDNDMKESIMRANGSIQHIEEIPADLRELYKTVWEMSMKDIIDMARHRGYFIDQSQSLNLFLKDPDYGKLTSMHFYAWKSGLKTGMYYLRTKSAVNAIQFTVSKEKKAEVIEEEKPMTPAEFKAMVDASKGAGPDDDCLMCGS, encoded by the coding sequence ATGTACGTAGTTAAAAGAGATGGCAAAAAAGAGCCAGTGATGTTCGATAAGATCACTGCCAGAGTTAAAAAAATGTGTTATGGATTAAACAAAATTGTTGATCCAGTAAAAGTAGCCATGCGTGTTATAGAAGGTTTGTATGATGGTGTAACTACATCAGAGTTAGATAATTTAGCTGCAGAAACTGCGGCAACTATGACTACTGCTCATCCAGATTACGCAAAATTAGCTGCAAGAATTGCTGTGTCTAACCTACATAAAAACACTAAGAAATCATTCTCAGAAACAATGGATGATTTATACTATTATGTAAACCCACGTACAGAAAAAAAGGCACCATTATTAGCAGATGATGTGTATGAAATCATTAAAGCAAATGCAGAAAAGCTAGATTCTACCATTATTTATAACAGAGATTTTAACTACGATTACTTTGGTTTTAAAACTTTAGAGCGTTCATACTTATTAAAATTGAATGGTCAGATTGCAGAACGTCCACAACACATGTTAATGCGTGTTTCTATTGGTATTCATAAAAATGATATTGATGAGGCTATTGCAACTTATGAGTTAATGAGTAAAAAATACTTTACGCATGCAACTCCAACTCTTTTTAACTCAGGTACACCAAAACCACAAATGTCTTCTTGTTTCTTATTACAAATGCAAGATGATAGTATTGAAGGTATCTATGACACACTAAAGCAAACTGCAAAGATTTCTCAATCTGCAGGAGGTATTGGTTTGTCTTTACACAATATTAGAGCTACAGGTTCTTACATTGCAGGTACAAATGGTACCTCTAATGGTATTGTGCCAATGTTACGTGTTTTTAACGATACAGCACGTTATGTAGATCAAGGTGGAGGTAAACGTAAAGGTTCTTTTGCAATGTATTTAGAGCCTTGGCATGCAGATATTTTCGACTTTTTAGATTTAAAGAAAAATCATGGTAAAGAAGAAATGCGTGCAAGAGATTTATTCTATGCAATGTGGATTTCAGATTTATTCATGAAACGTGTACAAGAAGATGGTGAGTGGACATTAATGTGTCCTCATGAATGTCCTCATTTATATGATACTTATGGAGAAGAGTTTGAACGATTATATACAAGTTACGAAGCTGCAGGTAAAGGAAGAAAAACCATTAAAGCTCGTGAATTATGGGAGAAGATTTTAGAATCTCAAATTGAGACAGGAACTCCTTACATGTTGTATAAAGATGCAGTAAACAGAAAAACAAACCAGAAAAATTTAGGTACAATTCGTTCATCAAACTTATGTACAGAAATTATGGAATATACTGCAAAAGATGAGGTTGCTGTATGTAACTTGGCTTCTATTGCATTGCCAATGTTTGTTTCTGAAAGAGAAAATGGAGAGAAGTACTTTAACCACAAAAAATTATTTGATGTTACTAAAAAAGTAACACGTAATTTAGATACAGTAATTGATGCTAATTTTTATCCTGTAAAAGAAGCAGAAAACTCAAATTTTAGACACAGACCAGTAGGTTTAGGTATTCAAGGATTAGCAGATACTTTCATCAACTTACGTTTACCTTTTACAAGCGATGAAGCAAAAAAACTAAATCAAGATATTTTTGAAACCATGTATTTTGCAGCTGTAACTTCATCTATGGAAATTGCAAAAGCAAAAGAACCATATTCTACATTTAAAGGATCTCCAATGTCTGAGGGAGAATTCCAATTTAACATGTGGGGTGTAAATGATGATGAATTAAGTGGTAATTGGGATTGGGAAAAACTACGTAAAAATGTAATGAAGCATGGTGTAAGAAACTCTTTATTAGTTGCTCCAATGCCAACAGCTTCTACTTCTCAAATTTTAGGTAACAATGAAGCTTTTGAACCATATACTTCTAATATTTATACAAGAAGAGTTTTATCTGGTGAGTTTATTGTAGTAAACAAACACTTATTAGAAGACTTAGTAGAATTAGGTTTGTGGGATAATGATATGAAAGAAAGCATTATGCGTGCAAATGGTTCTATACAACACATAGAAGAAATTCCTGCTGATTTAAGAGAATTATATAAAACAGTTTGGGAAATGAGTATGAAAGATATTATTGATATGGCACGTCATAGAGGATACTTTATCGATCAATCTCAATCATTAAACTTATTCTTAAAAGACCCAGATTATGGAAAATTAACGTCTATGCATTTCTATGCTTGGAAGTCTGGTTTAAAAACTGGTATGTATTATTTAAGAACTAAATCTGCAGTAAATGCAATTCAGTTTACAGTTTCTAAAGAGAAGAAAGCAGAAGTTATTGAAGAAGAAAAGCCAATGACACCAGCAGAATTTAAAGCAATGGTAGATGCTTCTAAAGGAGCAGGACCAGATGATGATTGTTTAATGTGTGGTTCTTAA
- a CDS encoding molybdenum cofactor biosynthesis protein MoaE, which translates to MQRTSIKITSSKLNLQECYAFVEDDVCGGITTFVGTVRNDTEGKEVLQLDFSTYKPMALKEMQKIADKALQDFEIHKIAIHHAEGMLQIGEIPVIITASAKHRKAAFLACEFAIDTLKETVPIWKKEYFSDGEVWVNAHP; encoded by the coding sequence ATGCAAAGAACTTCAATAAAAATAACCTCGAGTAAATTAAACCTGCAAGAATGTTATGCATTTGTAGAAGATGATGTTTGTGGAGGAATTACCACATTTGTTGGTACTGTGAGAAATGATACTGAAGGTAAAGAGGTGTTGCAACTAGATTTCTCTACTTATAAACCTATGGCTCTTAAAGAGATGCAAAAAATTGCAGATAAAGCTTTACAAGATTTTGAAATTCATAAAATAGCCATACATCATGCAGAAGGTATGTTACAAATTGGTGAAATCCCTGTTATTATTACAGCATCAGCTAAGCACAGAAAAGCTGCTTTTTTGGCTTGTGAATTTGCAATTGATACCCTTAAAGAAACAGTACCAATTTGGAAAAAAGAATATTTTTCTGATGGTGAGGTTTGGGTAAATGCACATCCTTAG